One part of the Melopsittacus undulatus isolate bMelUnd1 chromosome 17, bMelUnd1.mat.Z, whole genome shotgun sequence genome encodes these proteins:
- the LOC101879517 gene encoding inactive phospholipase C-like protein 2: MAEGSRGPPPPGSPRSAPPLPNGPRSGGSPGSGSGSSSREHSAERSPAPAAPRASIMKDGSRQRPPQKKKTVSFSTMPNDRKINSTAACISFMLEGCELKKVRSNSRMYSRFFVLDADMRSVRWEPSKKDSEKAKIEIKSVKEVRVGKKTPVLRSNGLSDQFPDECAFSIIYGDNYESLDLVAGSADVVSAWVMGLRYLVSYGKHSPEAPGTGHPSLRTSWISSVFDLADLEKCGRIPVSRAVQLIKALNPGMKSSTIELKFKELQKASERPGADVPCDLFVEAYCELCTRPEIFFLLVQFSSNKEYLGLKDLLMFLEVEQGMEGVTEEKCLEIVGKYEPSKEGREKGYLAIDGFTRYLLSADCSIFDPQHRKVCQDMAQPLSHYYISSAHSACLLEDTFWGRSDISGYISALGLGCRSIELVLWDGPEGEPVVYTSPSAGSCVPFRAVVGLIDQHAFTASAYPLILCLVVRCSAPQQRLAAQCLRKTLGEKLYLEPPDPSASYLPSPEQLKGRILIKGKKLPPGCEDSEGEVSDEEEGRELARRLGQEEREVPDAAGPRRLRLSRELSELVSLCQAVPFQDFESSRRGQRYWQMCSFSEVEAGRFANECPAELVSYNKRFLSRVYPSPMRIDASNMNPQDFWKCGCQMVAMNYQTPGLMMDLNAGWFRQNGACGYVLRPAIMREEVSYFSANAKDSLPGVPAQLLHLKVISGQNLPKPKGSGAKGEVVEPYVCAEIHGIPADCAEHRTKTALQSGDNPIFDESLEFQINLPELAVLRFVVLDDDYIGDEFIAQYTIPFECLQPGYRHVPLQSLAGEPLPHATLFVHVAITDRRGGGKGHRRGLSGRRGRRVREYTSTKATGIKAIDEVFRTATQPLREATDLRENVQNALVSFKELCGLTPAANMKQCILTVATWLLHSDSSPSVTLNLAEKYPPMEAQGPIPDLLRKVLTAYETMIQTSRTLIESADAVYSKLIQAQQAGMDFHKELHRIEAKEGLRGRKLQKALESFAWNITVLKGQADLLKHAKAEALDNLWQIHNAGQSCGIGRNGSASPEPPRLRAPLEPIPETEGGGEAASC; the protein is encoded by the exons ATGGCGGAGGGGTCccggggcccccccccgccgggCTCGCCCCGCTCCGCCCCTCCGCTGCCCAACGGGCCCCGCAGCGGCGGCAGCCCCGGCTCGGGCTCGGGCAGCAGCAGCCGCGAGCACTCAGCGGAGCGGAGCCCCGCGCCCGCCGCGCCCCGCGCCAGCATCATGAAG GATGGGTCCCGGCAGCGGCCGCCGCAGAAGAAGAAGACGGTGTCCTTCAGCACCATGCCCAACGACCGCAAGATCAACAGCACGGCCGCCTGCATCTCCTTCATGCTGGAGGGCTGTGAGCTGAAGAAGGTGCGCTCCAACTCGCGCATGTACAGCCGCTTCTTCGTGCTGGATGCCGACATGCGCTCCGTGCGCTGGGAGCCCTCCAAGAAGGACTCGGAGAAGGCCAAGATCGAGATCAAGTCGGTCAAAGAGGTGCGTGTGGGCAAGAAGACGCCCGTCCTGCGCAGCAATGGCCTCTCCGACCAGTTCCCGGATGAGTGCGCCTTCTCCATCATCTATGGAGACAACTACGAGTCCCTGGACCTGGTGGCCGGCTCGGCTGATGTGGTGAGCGCCTGGGTGATGGGGCTCCGGTACCTGGTGTCCTATGGGAAGCACAGCCCCGAGGCGCCTGGGACCGGCCACCCCAGCCTCCGGACATCCTGGATCTCCTCCGTCTTCGACCTCGCCGACCTGGAGAAGTGTGGCCGCATCCCTGTATCCCGCGCCGTGCAGCTGATCAAGGCGCTCAACCCCGGCATGAAGAGCTCCACCATCGAGCTGAAGTtcaaggagctgcagaaggcCAGTGAGCGTCCCGGGGCGGATGTGCCCTGCGACCTCTTTGTGGAGGCTTACTGCGAGCTCTGCACCCGCCCCGAGATCTTCTTCCTGCTGGTGCAGTTCTCCAGCAACAAGGAATACCTGGGTCTGAAGGACCTGCTCATGTTCCTGGAGGTGGAGCAGGGCATGGAGGGAGTGACGGAGGAGAAGTGCTTGGAGATCGTCGGCAAGTACGAGCCCTCCAAGGAGGGCCGGGAGAAGGGCTACCTGGCCATCGATGGCTTCACACGCTACCTGCTCTCCGCTGACTGCTCCATCTTTGACCCGCAGCACCGCAAGGTGTGCCAGGACATGGCCCAGCCGCTGTCCCACTACTACATCAGCTCTGCCCACAGCGCCTGCCTGCTGGAGGACACCTTCTGGGGCCGCTCAGACATCAGCGGCTACATCAGCGCCCTGGGCTTGGGCTGCCGCAGCATCGAGCTGGTGCTGTGGGACGGCCCCGAGGGTGAGCCCGTGGTCTACACCAGCCCCTCGGCCGGCTCCTGCGTGCCCTTCCGCGCCGTGGTGGGGCTGATCGACCAGCACGCCTTCACCGCCTCTGCCTACCCGCTCATCCTCTGCCTGGTGGTGCGGTGCTCAGCCCCCCAGCAGCGCCTGGCCGCGCAGTGCCTGCGCAAGACACTGGGCGAGAAGCTGTACCTGGAGCCCCCTGACCCCTCCGCCTCCTACCTGCCCTCCCCGGAGCAGCTCAAGGGCCGCATCCTCATCAAGGGCAAGAAGCTGCCTCCCGGCTGCGAGGACAGCGAGGGGGAGGTGTCGGATGAGGAGGAAGGCCGGGAGCTGGCGCGGcggctggggcaggaggagcgGGAGGTGCCGGACGCGGCCGGGCCCCGGCGCCTGCGCCTGAGCCGGGAGCTGTCGGAGCTGGTGAGCCTGTGCCAGGCTGTGCCCTTCCAGGACTTCGAGAGCTCGCGGCGCGGGCAGCGGTACTGGCAGATGTGCTCCTTCAGCGAGGTGGAGGCCGGGCGCTTCGCCAACGAGTGCCCGGCCGAGCTGGTGAGCTACAACAAACGGTTCCTGTCCCGCGTCTACCCCAGCCCCATGCGCATCGACGCCAGCAACATGAACCCGCAGGACTTCTGGAAGTGCGGCTGCCAGATGGTGGCCATGAACTATCAGACCCCGGGGCTCATGATGGACCTGAACGCGGGCTGGTTCCGGCAGAACGGCGCCTGTGGCTACGTCCTGCGCCCTGCTATCATGCGGGAGGAGGTCTCCTACTTCAGTGCCAACGCCAAGGACTCTTTGCCCGGGGTGCCCGCGCAGCTCCTCCACCTCAAGGTCATCAGTGGGCAGAACCTGCCCAAGCCCAAGGGCTCGGGGGCCAAGGGGGAGGTGGTGGAGCCCTACGTGTGTGCCGAGATCCACGGCATCCCAGCCGACTGCGCCGAGCACCGCACCAAGACGGCCCTGCAGAGCGGGGACAACCCCATCTTTGATGAGAGCCTGGAGTTCCAGATCAACCTGCCCGAGCTGGCTGTCCTGCGCTTCGTGGTGCTGGATGATGACTACATCGGGGATGAGTTCATCGCCCAGTACACCATCCCCTTCGAGTGCCTGCAGCCCGGCTACCGCCACGTCCCGCTGCAGTCCCTCGCTGGGGAGCCCCTGCCCCACGCCACCCTCTTCGTGCACGTGGCCATCACCGACCGCCGCGGCGGGGGCAAGGGGCACCGGCGGGGGCTGTCAGGGCGCCGGGGCCGCCGGGTGCGGGAGTACACGTCCACCAAGGCCACCGGCATCAAGGCCATCGATGAGGTCTTCCGGACGGCGACGCAGCCGCTGCGAGAGGCCACTGACCTGCGGGAGAACGTGCAG AATGCCCTGGTCTCCTTCAAGGAGCTGTGTGGTCTGACGCCTGCTGCCAACATGAAGCAGTGCATCCTGACGGTGGCCACATGGCTGCTGCACAGTGACAGCTCACCCAGTGTCACCCTCAACCTGGCAGAGAAGTACCCCCCCATGGAGGCCCAGGGCCCCATCCCGGACCTGCTGCGCAAGGTCCTCACCGCCTACGAGACG ATGATCCAGACCAGCCGGACGCTGATCGAGTCGGCCGATGCCGTGTACAGCAAGCTCATCCAGGCACAGCAGGCAG GAATGGACTTCCACAAGGAGCTGCACCGCATCGAGGCCAAGGAGGGGCTGCGGGGCCGCAAGCTGCAGAAGGCGCTGGAGAGCTTCGCCTGGAACATCACGGTCCTGAAG GGCCAGGCTGACCTCCTCAAGCACGCCAAGGCCGAGGCGCTGGACAACCTGTGGCAGATCCACAACGCGGGACAGTCCTGCGGCATCGGCAGGAACGGTTCAGCCTCGCCGGAGCCCCCCCGGCTGCGAGCCCCGTTGGAGCCCATCCCGGAGACAGAAGGAGGTGGTGAAGCGGCGTCCTGCTGA
- the HCRT gene encoding hypocretin neuropeptide precursor, whose amino-acid sequence GERPGRSPGYGPVSPRDRPQPPGPTGIFGITIVPGPIKRWQWHRGCAPGCPAGHAPALLGLLKSAGRMEVPNTKLQRAACLLLLLLLCSLAAARQNLPECCRQKTCSCHIYDLLHGMGNHAAGILTLGKRKSVPPAFQSRLYRLLHSSGNHAAGILTMGKRGDRPGTACHDGSGCPMAADPQPMLRGTDTSPASPRDQCQGHSGKELTKSQAQGAAKSFY is encoded by the exons GGGGAAAGGCCTGGGCGGTCTCCGGGCTACGGGCCCGTGTCTCCCAGAGACCGGCCGCAGCCGCCCGGCCCCACCGGTATTTTTGGCATCACTATTGTGCCAGGACCTATAAAGCGGTGGCAGTGGCACAGGGGCTGTGCTCCCGGCTGCCCAGCAGGAcatgccccagctctgctcgGCCTCCTGAAGAGCGCAGGAAGGATGGAGGTGCCCAACACCAAG ctccagagagctGCCTGCCTcttgctcctgctcctcctctgctccctggcTGCTGCCCGGCAGAACCTGCCCGAGTGCTGCCGGCAGAAGACCTGCTCCTGCCACATCTATGACCTCCTGCACGGCATGGGCAACCACGCTGCCGGCATCCTCACGCTGGGCAAGAGGAAGAGTGTCCCTCCGGCGTTCCAGAGCCGGCTCTACCGCCTGCTGCACAGCTCCGGCAACCATGCCGCAGGCATCCTCACCATGGGCAAGCGTGGGGATCGCCCTGGCACCGCCTGCCACGACGGATCcggctgccccatggctgcagaCCCGCAGCCAATGCTGCGGGGCACTGACAccagccctgccagccccagggacCAGTGCCAGGGACACTCGGGGAAGGAGCTGACCAAGAGCCAGGCCCAGGGAGCTGCTAAGAGCTTTTATTGA